Part of the Oreochromis aureus strain Israel breed Guangdong linkage group 20, ZZ_aureus, whole genome shotgun sequence genome, gtgaagaggcctctccatttaataatagctgtaataaaatgttatggccAACGGTGTTAAACGCTGCACTTTGGTCTAGCAGGGAAGATTTCAACATTTCAATatgaatgaaggctgaaaaactgattagattaatgtctgatgatcttttctgtgcttcttcaagtttgtaacaccGAACATATTAAAGGATGATATAAGGTTCACAGGAAGAGTTGAATTAGacacatttactatttttctttgtactctttctttcttgacatgtttaatatgattactatcagaggagaaaatgaaccctgtgtagtttaaaactttttatttaatcaaactgtaatgtCGTTGAACTCTGACGGAcgtgtcttttaatcttgtcaacaaaatgtgtcatttatcatcttgtaaaatgttccctctgcttctgttgcacGTCTCCCCCGACACTCTCTGCTTCACCTGTCCTGTGCAGCTGGTCCAACCCCTGCCTCCTTAAACTGgtgtgtttaaatctctttacctctgttgtgaacttcacacaaagtttgtggtaacaaaatcaaactgaggagGATCTTGTTTGAAAAACACGCACTCAcgagacaaaataaaaccagactGCCCAAAGCAAACGCAGAGCCCTCACAGCTGGTAGTACAAAACACAGTAACAACGTGCGTGTTAGATTCCCCTTACTCCCAAAAGcatgaatatgaaaaaaatgggATCACCAAGAATATCCTAAAAATGGCATTGAGGGtgtgttacagtgaaaaaaaacacaaaaagcagccaaattttcatctgaaaatgttgaattttagtaaaaacaatgctCTGTAGTTTGATACTGTCGTTACAGACAAAGCGGATGTTTAAAGCCTTTGGACGCACATTTGAAATGCACTCATTCTCCTCATCAGCTGGAAACTTTAAAGccataaaatgactttttcGAACGGCTAAAACTATTGAACAAAAAGCGATGTTGAGCCTGTTCCAACATTTGAATGTACATGTGTTGAAGGTGCGggtcttgttgaattattaaacatactttctttaatttttcgagccacaaaaaccaaacttttaattttcttccgCTTGAGTCTCGGCCTCGGGTAGCTCTACTCatcattgctgagtcagttgtctgtttgtgctacttttttcaAGGAGCAGTGAATTATTGGTAAGGGTGACTTACTTAAGTGGAACTACTGTGGAAAGTTTTACCTTACATACATAGGGCTGACAGTACAGCttctgaggtaactgtttacaaGATGTTATAATCTATCCAaaggttctttgcaattttacattgataaacattatccttaacatatttggcccacataaagtactatggccatcacactgtcatttagaattgtttaaataactcgtgtcttaagtccttccatcacacagaaaataaaaaaaccccacatggttcattttatatcacaaaatgttagaaatataagtcgTTCATAACACCCTGAAAAAGtacaggtatattactactgACTACTGATCAATGTCCATTAGTACCATTCACAaagagaatttgcatattaatgattaaggaactgacctcccagcccattgttccttcagtgggctggtttcattcattatgcaaatgtactgtttataaagttgaggaaacctgcagtcagctgagactgaaaaagtcacttagatgagtttctcccactgaaaacgctacgtccagatgaacagaatcaacctttggggATAACAATCTAGATCACTAGTTTATGTCACAACACAGTTCAATTGTTCCTTGCAGCGAGCCTGGATTGGACTGTACGATGATGTGAACAGCTGGAGGTGGTCGATGTCGAACACAGATTTCTACAAAAACAGTGAGGCTGAGTTTAGAAATTGGGCGCCTGGACAACCAGACAATTGGAACAGCAAAGAACACTGCACTTTTTTACGTGACACTGGATTTTGGGATGATGCAAGTTGTGACAGTGTCCTTCGCAcactctgctctgatgtcagagGTGAGGATTTTAATTCATGCAGAACCCTAAAACAAAATTGTTCAAGTTCTAGACTCCCACCAGTTGTCCAGATAATGTTTTtggattttacatttaaatatgtCTTGTTCTCACTtcactttggtcattttccAGGACTGAATATGACATTTGTCTTCATCAACAATTCCATGACATGGATGGAGGCCCAGAGCTACTGCAGAGCTAATTATACAGACCTGGCCAGTGTGACAAACATGTCAGAGAACCAGAAGGCAAAGGAGTTGGTACCTGCAGGACAAAAGGTCTGGATCGGCCTTTTCAGAGACTCCTGGAAGTGGACGGATGGAAGTAACTCCTCATTTAGACACTGGAATACAAATGAACCCAATGGTGCCAGTAAGGAAACTTGTACGGCAGCAAACTTTGGATCAGCTGGACGATGGGAGGACTGGAACTGTGACCGGATGACAGCATTTGTTTGCTACAGTGGTAAGTTCTGATTCATGTATCTTTTAGTTTTTGAATTTAGCTGCATGTTTTCAAATGGAGACAAGGATGCTCCCATCCATCTCTGGTCCTCACAGACTGCACTCTATTATGATGTTTTATATTACAAACAACATATGTTTTTATGACAAAGGTCAATATACATTGTACAAAAATATAAACgcaacacttttgtttttgctgcccACAATAAGAGGTTGCAACATCTGTGGCATTGTGCTGTTTGATCAAACTGCACATTTCCCTGAACCCTGAATCccctgaacggctaccctgaggtacccctgagcaaggtaccgtccccacacactgctccccgggcgccgcactggtagctgcccactgtttcactgagtgaatgggttaaatgcagagaagaatttccccacggggatcaataaagtatacattattattattattatttcagagTAGCCTTTTATTGTGGGCTGTCTAAGGCACACCTGTGCAACATTCATGCTGTCTAATCAGCACCTTAACATGCCACACCTGTGAGGTGGGATGGATTATCTTAAATGCTCACTAACACAGATTTAGGCAGATTTGTGAGCAATATTTGAGACTAATGGGTCTTTTGTGTttgtagaaaatgtttcagatttttgagttCAGCTCATTGAAAATGGgagcaaaaataaaagtgttgtgtttatatttttgttcagtgtagTTTATAAAGGTAAATTCTGAAACTGATGTTGCTTCATTTCTGACATTTGTATTTACCCTGTGAACAGTCAgggcagcagcaacaacaaggCGCTACTGTATTGTGCATCACTTATTTACCTTTACAATTAAATCTTTACATTTCTTCATTATTTACAAAGATCCTGCTTACAAGCAAGTGGTGAGACTGAGaatggagaaaaacaacaatcagGATCTGAATGACCCTGCAGTGATGGCAGCCATGCTGGAACAGGTAATtatacaacttttttttaaacacactatAGACATAGTAAGAAGTCATGATCTCAGTGCAGGGGTAAAACTAGTTGTGGCTCTCCAATGATAATGCCTGAGCTCTCTACAGTGGCAGGATACATTCATAAGTAATTAGTTTAAAGCTGCCTCATTTTTTGGCCCCACTCACCTCTTTACTGCTTTTGCCCCTCAGTTTTATCGTCACCTGATACTGAGAGTTTTCAGGGGCAGgtgtgaataaacactgacTATCAGCTGGTTGCTTGCTTTTGTTCAATATAGATAAATGTATTTGAGGAGAGTTTTGTTTTACGCCACTGTGAGCCTTCACTCATCAAACCGATTTGAGTTTGCctttcatgtgttactgttCAATCTTTGTTCATTAATCACCAGCAGATGTTGCTGgtgattaattttttttcacacaacaCCAGAACGACTGCCGATGTCCGTAAGCTTCGGTTGACTTCTAGCTCGCCCTACAAAAGAGGAGCAAGAATAAAGGGAGCTTCTAAGTTATTTAAAGGCTGCATGAAAATCCTCTGCAGCTTAGTGCAGAACAAACAGGttagttttttttacactgtgatggatttaaaataaagaactgtgtgtgagtggtgcacagtggctgtgtaATATAAAGACAGCAAAAACACTATACTGTCAGTGTCaaggatggaaatcagccaggacaacataaaacatctgctgacatctggttAAAATCAGGTGTATAAATTTGCAAacaatattattattgtaatacactaatatagcacaaggttcagttagttTGCACAAAAATAGCTGGTAGAATTGTTATACAAAGAGTTACTTTTTACATTCATTACTTTGAGTACACTTCAGAgactgttttatctgttttgttatgGAATAATAAAGGAACAGACATTATGCACAGCACTGTGTACAGTGTTAATTCAGTTATAGATGTGTGATCCTGCATCCTTCCAAAGCAAAGCAATGTGAGTAACAAGGTTTTAGTAAAGAATTTTGTCTAAATGATAttcagaaaaacactttttgtgtgtttcagttcaAACAGAAGCTGAAGAATAACGGCGTAAAAGGAGACATCAAACTGAGCTGGAGGAAGCAGTCAGACGGGGAGGTCTTCCACAGCGatgaaaaggaaacaaagaagaaCACAGCCTGTAAAAATTAGTTTTGCAGGTTGTGTTCATGTATTGTTTGGTGTGGgtggttcttttgtttttgttttttttgtagagCACAATATAGTAATAAACGTGTTTGTGTTCTAGTTTTACTGTTATTCTGCATTTAGGAGTTTGATTTTCTCGTGTATTTCTGGATTCATCTTTTGATATCTTTATTCTGGTAGACTGTAGTAGTAAAGTTTACAGTAGTAAACTTTGATTATTAGGACATCACTCagacttttagttttattttcatgttatgGTTATTGATGAGTTTAGTTCCTGTGTTCTGGTTTATGTCTGTTAGTAGGAGTTCTTAGTTTCTTTCATGTATCTGTGACTGTTCCTCTTGTGTCTGTGTAAATATCTCAGCACTTCGGTGTTCTCTACTCAGGCATCTTATCGAGGCCacgtccacactaatacgttttcatttgaaaacgtatctttttctctccgttttggccttccgtccacactgaCACGCGTTTTTGGACTAGGAAAACGGagctttttgaaaacgctctccaaagtggatacatttgaaaactgcGTTTTTGCGTCGCAGTGTGAAAAGCGAAAACGGAGGCTTTCGGAAATGAAGacgcaactttgtacttttgtgttactcacagCAATAACTCCACCTAATTATCagtccattttttaaaaagtgcttttcCTTGACATTTTACTGCGATGTTTCAAAGTCGTGGCAAAATAAACATCGGACTGAAATGACGCAGGTCAAATCGTCTTACGTTTCACACATGCGCAGTACAGGAaggtagcgttttcagtcgtttccGTGTGGTTGAACAGCTGTTCggaaacgactgaaaacgataGAGTGGACGCGTTTTCAGACAAAAATgccgttttcaaatgtatccagATGAGTGAGGATGTAGCCTAAGTGTTAGTattcagtctgtgttacttctcttgtttatttcctgtttacaattgattttttttttcatgtttcatgttagttttacttcctgctgTTTGGTTAGTCTGACTGTATTCAAAATCAGCTTTACTGTCAAAAACCATGCGTACAGGTCATACACAGGAATTTGAAACTGCAAAGCTTCCACAGCCCTCAGTGTACACTAAAACAATAtagagataaaaataaaataaaggtctGTCATCTTGTTGTAAAGCCCTTTTGTTTTGGATTTACTTTATCAGTGGGATTAACACTTTCTTGGATTTTGTAAAAACTATTGAAAGTTGAGGAAAATACTTCTGAGTGATCTGTCCACATCTTtccaaaacacgtaataatCAGGCTTGCCTGTTTGGAAAAGTTAATAATGAGACACGACAGTGAATATTGGCCAAACCTAGTTTAACAAAGGCTTCATGCCAAGAACAAAGACTGTTTGCTTTGAGTGTTGATGGAGACGagtagatgagtttaaatatctGGGTTCAACCATTAAAAGCAGTGAACAATgtacaagagaggtgaagaagttcATGCAGGGTGGTGTGGGTGGAGacgagtgtcaggggtgatttgcgATAGGGTGAAAAGGAAGATTTATAAGATGATAGTGTCATTTATAGTGGAGTGCACCCTGCGCCACATAACCCCAAAGCCCAAATCAGGTCAGCGAGCAGTCTGGCCTAACTTTCCTCCTACTAACTTTACTACTGTCAATCACATACCGACAGGTGGTCCAGGTGTGGACATTTGTCGACATTTATCATGTGAtggagccattgcaggggggcaTGTTGGTATGTTGGGTCAATGTTCCAAAAAGCGGGTGAGTGGGCATCCCAGGATGTAATAGAACAGGGTGTTGACCGCCCACTTGACAGTGAAGCACTCCTCTACAGTGCTGTAGCGTGACTCGTGCTCTGATGTACAGTACTGGGGGGTACCCTTTTGTCACATGACAGCTGACCCAAAATTTTTCTGTCAGGTCCATTACGTGCTGAATTTCATTTGTACTGGAGCTTGGCCCTTCCTCCCAGTTTTATTTGTGTAGGTCCAGGACCCCATGTGGCTTCCTGCCAaacaggaaatttaaaaaacgCAGTGAAAAAAACTGAGGACCTCTTCACTGGTTCCAGTCATGTTCGTCATCATCATTGATCAATAAAAGTCTTATTCAGATGCTCCACCATACCATCAGTCTGTGGGTGATACACTTTGGTCCAAATAGACTTTATACCCAGTAATTCAAGCAACTTAAAtgagtccagacacttttctttccaagctccttagactacgatgacctggatgactgagaaccttcacagacataaccCAGTAATTCAAAAAGCTGTGGGTGACATGAACGATGTGCTCTGGTCCATCAGACTCTTGTTCAGGATTCTGATACAGGAATTATGTGTGCGGGCTGTTGTAGAAGCTCCTGTTATGGTTCTTGAGTTTCATAAGTTGgctgctttgttttctgagTTGCTAAGCAgaccagcattttttttaagtttgagcTGTTCCAGTGGACACGTACCAAAAAAGGTGTTCAACACTTGCAAACATCTTAAGATCTTTTATCTCCAGAAATTCATATCCAAACTGAGAATGACTTTAATTATCAATCAACTGTCCAGTTACTTCTAAGTAATGGGGGAATATGACTAAAACAGCTGTAGTTCCTAAACAGttcaatacttttgttaaactctTGGAATTAAAGGCAcatcctgattttttttattaaaaatccaCTGCAGACGACATTGTCCAAAAACTAGTGTAGAATGTGGCAGATCCACTCAGTTtaaactgtgcatgtgtgtgacacTATGGAGGGACTGGATTGAGATAGTCTCCTTCCTCGTCTGTAACTACTACCCAGAGTCAGTACCACAACGCCTTCAAGTGTTACTGCTGCACAATACTACAACAAGCGCTCCCTCTTGTGGACAGTAGTAATAATTACACTTTATGTTTGACTGAAGGCAGGAGACGTGTCATTAATTCCAGGGCCGTGCAGAAACGTttataggggcgggtgctcaaagttaaaaaggggcacattgaaccaggctgaataacaacaacacacattcatcaagaatctaatatgggcaacaaggcaaagcaaacgtagccgatgttttacctgatgggtacaatgttgctgttgaggggttgctgctgctcctgctgctgatagtgctggagggcagggctgtgctgatctgagactgtagacattaaaacgTCCATAGGAGAGGTGGTGGCTGATTAAACAAGTatcatgagataataacaaaatgcaaagattggtgacagcgcttggaaccataaggcaacaaaaaactgtgagaaataatttaggctctgcctgtgaatcactctttgcttcTCTTCTTCCTTCCATCCCATCATTTCAtatatcactctccacttgctgtccatctgagaacaaggcacaacttgctattgcaataaactataatttaattatccacacctaACAACTCTTAGCAGAAGACATGAACATGCCTTCTCTTCCAGAGATGTTGTTTGGAGACaacatctataataaaatgatgacagaaaaatgttatagcactgcctttagtagcctcacacagctcctactgtttcctcctcatgtccttaccaggcatgtctggacaatgttatatcatgagtaattttttttcttttaaatccatatacataaaacacacacatgcatgcacacacagtgacattttagaccttcttcagaatactgtatatactgtgggcacaagtttccatcatggtgctgatccagaatccttattacattacattattatttattactagagctacaataataaagcaatgaagAGGGGgaagtaataaatatgaaataatgtcattatgatgattccatttatttcactatccactctgtgcaggcagaaagcttattacatttttaaactgtagagatacaataattttgctgctgtaaaatcagcattttgtcttatttaaaatataaatctaatataatctgcttcttaatgtatgttctttaaaatacagcgtgtgtttttaaatatattataattataataatgcataattatgtggacatgcatattagatcactttttagtgaaatataatccctccagaaaggcagggaaagccctgtaacttactttaaaactaaatatgttccttaaaacggtgacagagctacagacccatgacagccttacccagtcagccagcagctatgaccagcactacttgtgcagttaataaaaggacaggtaaagtttgtcgcgctgttgcacacacagcacgctcatttgtttcagttcgtcagttgccacaagacagcttaccaacgtgtacgtgATAAGCTAACACTCCTGTGTGCTGtagactacagtgtgcgctgtaGGTGTtgtttcggacccgtaacaacacctacttactggttttgtcgcatcagtctgtgtctctgagttaatttgtgtttctcctacagctccggaccgcaAAAAATGCGCGTGCACTTGGTGagctcgtaaccagcgcgttctgccgtcaagggcgatcattggttaaatgtgatcatgtgactgatgcaagccagatccttttatttagcaaaactgtgattaatagtcaaatattattgttgaggggcacagacaggactccacacgcacacacacataaaaaataaataaataaatacatacattttttttttaaaagttgcctcaacaaaagggcactttgtGCTCAAGCCCCTCTAGCCCCACACGTGCCTGATTAATTGTgaattctattaaaaaaaagttatctcACAATAATGTTGACAATACAGTGTAATACACTTATACATCAATGGTGCTTCGTGTTAGTTCTGTTGGAAAATGACACtaagactaaaactaaacacagttTATTCAGTTattcaggtaaggaaatcccccaaagttgattctgttcatctggacataacattttcagtgggatTTGGATTTGTGTGatattttgtgtatgtgtgctcaGAGGGAACTATGAAGGAGTGTGGCCATATGTTGAAGGCGATTGGTGCTCCAGATGCCCCGAACACCTCCAGAGATGTGAAAACAGTCTCTGTGGTAAGAGTACGACAGGCTGTCTTTACTCCTCCTGATCTGTGTTCATCCACATcagtattttgttttatgtgtttgtttaatgCCAAATGTAATTTAAGTTGACACAGCATGAAGTTTCGGTGCTCGCTGCCTTTTCACTAAATTTATTGATAAAAtgcaaaggaagaaaaacatttattcctAGTCTTTTTCAACTGTGAAGTGTAGTGCAACATCTTTTGCAGTATATAACAACCTTTACATACTATTCAGTATATAAGgtttatacagttaagcccataattattcatacccctgacaaatattgacttaaagttacttttgttcaatatgcaagttcttttttgagcagaaatgacagaggtgtctccccaaagataataagacgatgtacaagaggcatcattgtggaaaaaatatttctcaggttttatttatattttagcaaaaagtatcatgtccagaattattcatacccttctcaataatcaatagaaaaaaagcctttattggctattacagcaatcaaacgcttcctataattgcagaccagctttctgcatgtctccacaggcatttttgcccattcatctttagcaatgagctccaaatctttcaggttggagggtcttcttgccatcaccctgatctttagctcctccacagattctcaattggattcaagtcaggactctggctaggccactgcaaaacgttactggtgttgtctgctaaccatttcttcaccacgtttgctgtatgttttgggttattgtcgtgctaaaatgtccactggttcccaaggccaagtttttctgcagactgcctgatgttgttgttgagaatcttcatgtattgctctttttcatggtgctgtttactgtgattaggttccctggtccattggctgaaaaacacacccccaaagcattaggttcccaccaccatgtttgacagtggggatggtgttctttgggttgaaggcttctccatttttatgttaaatgatcacaatgatgccaacatcattgtgaccaaataattcaatttttgtttcatctgaccataacactgaagaccagaaaccttcttctttgtccagatgagcatttgcaaaggccaaatgagcttttgcatgccttagaagtgcctggagaaatggcgttttccttggtctgcatccgtggaacccaacagtgtccgttggactgtctgccttgagacattgccaccagcagagcccagattcaccagaatggccttggtggtgatccttggattcttttcacctctctcactattctcctggccagcacaggtttcacttttggcttccgacaacgtcctctgagattttccacagtgcggaacatcttgtattttttaataatactttgtactgtggccactggaacttgaaaacatttggatatggccttgtagcccattcctcacttgtgagcagccacaatgcacagctgcaggtcctcactgagttcctttgtcttagccatgactgtccacagaccacctgcagagagctgctgtttttcacctgttgagttgatcaaaacagctatttccaattaatcagggtaattaggatgctttagaacagctttgactatttggaatggtatggaactttggattttcccagagactgtgacagtttgtgaagggtatgaataattctggacatgatactttttgctcaaatgtaaataaaagctgagaaatattttttttccacaatgatgcgtcttgtacatcatcttattgtcttttgtgagacgcctgtgtcatttccagtcaaaaaataacttgctagttgaataaaagtaactttaagtcaaaatttgccaggggtatgaataattttgggcttaactgtatgtaAGGGTAGTGACCAGTTTTGATAACAGCACCAATATTCTAAATGTAAATTTTTAGTGAccccaaaaatacaaaaatgaaagctgataCTGTTGTTCTGGTGCTACAGTCTTTTCTGATCTGCATCACTGAGGCTCAAATCGAGGAAAATTGTGTTTTAGGGAACCTTGAAACTGTGAAACTGTACGTATGTTGTaggtttgtgtgtatttttaagtGACAGCTGCGACAGAGTTCAAGGAGCCCTTGACACTGGCAtgagtgatgtgtgtgtgtatgtttaacCCACGCCAgtttttctatctaacattcttCTTAGCATCGCCCTGGTTTCCTCAACACAAAGCCAATAAGATTTTTCCACAGTTTATAAATCTTGCATGTGCATGCAGTCAGAATGGGACTTTCAAGAAGCAATCACACCACCAGGTAGTTTTCTTTATGAAGCCTGCATGCATGTGAATCCGTCATATATTTGATTATTGCCAGTGTTGGGGaataacggaatacatgtaccgatgtcacgtatttaaaataca contains:
- the LOC120435408 gene encoding macrophage mannose receptor 1-like isoform X1, whose product is MSNTDFYKNSEAEFRNWAPGQPDNWNSKEHCTFLRDTGFWDDASCDSVLRTLCSDVRGLNMTFVFINNSMTWMEAQSYCRANYTDLASVTNMSENQKAKELVPAGQKVWIGLFRDSWKWTDGSNSSFRHWNTNEPNGASKETCTAANFGSAGRWEDWNCDRMTAFVCYSDPAYKQVVRLRMEKNNNQDLNDPAVMAAMLEQQMLLVINFFSHNTRTTADVRKLRLTSSSPYKRGARIKGASKLFKGCMKILCSLVQNKQFKQKLKNNGVKGDIKLSWRKQSDGEVFHSDEKETKKNTACKN
- the LOC120435408 gene encoding macrophage mannose receptor 1-like isoform X2, which codes for MSNTDFYKNSEAEFRNWAPGQPDNWNSKEHCTFLRDTGFWDDASCDSVLRTLCSDVRGLNMTFVFINNSMTWMEAQSYCRANYTDLASVTNMSENQKAKELVPAGQKVWIGLFRDSWKWTDGSNSSFRHWNTNEPNGASKETCTAANFGSAGRWEDWNCDRMTAFVCYSDPAYKQVVRLRMEKNNNQDLNDPAVMAAMLEQMLLVINFFSHNTRTTADVRKLRLTSSSPYKRGARIKGASKLFKGCMKILCSLVQNKQFKQKLKNNGVKGDIKLSWRKQSDGEVFHSDEKETKKNTACKN
- the LOC120435408 gene encoding L-selectin-like isoform X3; amino-acid sequence: MSNTDFYKNSEAEFRNWAPGQPDNWNSKEHCTFLRDTGFWDDASCDSVLRTLCSDVRGLNMTFVFINNSMTWMEAQSYCRANYTDLASVTNMSENQKAKELVPAGQKVWIGLFRDSWKWTDGSNSSFRHWNTNEPNGASKETCTAANFGSAGRWEDWNCDRMTAFVCYSDPAYKQVVRLRMEKNNNQDLNDPAVMAAMLEQFKQKLKNNGVKGDIKLSWRKQSDGEVFHSDEKETKKNTACKN